The DNA segment ACCGTGCCGCCCGGGCACATGCAGAAGCTGTATACCGAACGGTTGTTGCTGGCGTGATACACCAGCTTGTAGTCGGCCGCACCCAGTTTCGGGTGGCCGGCATACTTGCCCAGCCGCGCCTGGTCGATCAGGGTCTGCGGGTGTTCGATCCGAAAACCTACCGAAAACGGCTTGGCTTCCATGTACACGCCCCGCCCGTGCAGCATGCGGAAGGTGTCACGGGCGCTGTGACCCAGCGCCAGCACCACATGTTGCGAGTCGATGCGCTCGCCGTTGGCCAGTTCGACGCCTTGTAGCTGGCCGTCTTCGATCAGCAGGTCAGTGACCTTGTGCTCGAAACGCACCTCGCCGCCCAGCGCGATGATTTCGGCGCGCATGTTCTCGACCATGCCGGTCAGGCGGAAGGTGCCGATGTGCGGTTTGCTGACATACAGAATTTCGTCCGGCGCACCGGCCTTGACGAACTCATGCAGCACTTTGCGACCATGAAACAACGGGTCCTTGATCTGGCTGTAGAGCTTGCCATCGGAGAACGTGCCGGCGCCGCCTTCGCCAAATTGCACGTTGGACTCGGTGTTGAGGATGCTTTTGCGCCACAGACCCCAAGTGTCTTTGGTGCGCTGGCGGACTTCCTTGCCGCGCTCCAGCACGATCGGTTTGAAGCCCATCTGGGCCAGCAGCAGACCGGCGAAGATACCGCACGGGCCGAAACCGATGACCACCGGACGGCGATCGAAGCCTTGTGGGGCGTGGCCGACGAACTTATAGCTGACATCTGGCGCCGGACCGATCTGCCGGTCGTTGGCCAGTTTGTCCAGCAGCGCTGCTTCGTCGCGGACCGTGAAGTCCAGGGTGTAGATGAAGAACAGCTCGGTGGATTTCTTGCGCGCATCGTAGCTGCGCTTGAACACGGTGAAATCCAGCAGGTCGCTGTCGGTGATGCCCAGACGCTGGACCAGGGCGGCACGCAGCTCTTCATCGGGGTGATCGAGGGGCAGCTTGAGTTCGTTGATTCGTAACATTGAGGCACATCCGGTTTCGGGCCGCAGGTTCAGCCCGGCAGCACTACAAGAACCGGGCATTATATGCGGCATCGATGCCTAGATGTTATGCGTCAGTCATTTCTTGAGCCACCGTAATAGCCACAGCCGCGTACTGCCTGGCCGTTGATGCGCAACTCTGCGCTCAGATGGCGCAGCGCGCCGCTCTTGCTGTCGACACAGCGTTGCGGGGCAACCCACAGCTCGACGCGCTGGCCGTTGGCTTCGCTGCTCAGGTTGAAGCGGCCATCGGGCAGTTGTTCTTCCAGGTAGGGCAGGGCGACCGGTGGTTGGCCCTGGACATCGATGATCATGCCCTTGCCGCTGACATTCACGTTCCATACCGGGTTCTCGCCATCGGCATGCAGGGTCAGGCGCTTGAAGTTCGGGTCTTCGCAGGCCTGGCCTGTGCGTTCAACCCGGTACCACTGATGCAGGTCCAACTGGCCGTCGCCGCCTTCGGCCTTGCTGGCATTGAAGCGGCCGCGCAGATCAGCGAACACTTTGCCTTGGGCATCGGCCAGGCCGGCGGCTTCCTGCAGGATGGCGGTATTGCCCCGGTCCAGCACCACATAGCGGCGCGGCTCGCCGCAGGGCTGGAACAGCAACTTGCCGTTATCGCCAGTGAGGGTGCCCTGCATACGGGTCATGCCGGCGGTTGAAACCTTGACCGGGGCGCTGGATTGCAGATTGAGCAGTTGGCAGCCCGCGAACAGCGGCAGCATAGAGAAGAGAAGGGCAGAGCGGAAAGCGGACATGCGACGGCCTCACAGACAGATGCCGACACGTTACGCACAGCGGGGATGGATCTCAAGTGAAGAGCGTCGCCTGCGGAGCAGCCTCCCACCGAGTCGCAGGTGTATCTACTATTTGAGCGCGCCTCCCACAAGGCCTGCGTCGAGCCGGAATCTGGCGAACGACAGGTACCTGTGGGAGGCGGCTCTGCTGGCGAATGGAACGTCAGCCGCCCAGATAAGCCTCACGCACTTTCGGGTCGACCAGCAGGTCTTCACCGCTGCCCTGCATCACCACCCGGCCATTTTCCAGCACATAGGCGCGGTCAGCGATTTTCAGGGCCTGGTTGGCGTTCTGCTCGACCAGAAACACCGTCACGCCATCACGGCGCAGTTGCTCGATGATGTCGAAGATCTGCTGGATGATGATCGGTGCCAGGCCGAGCGAAGGCTCGTCGAGCAGCAGCAGCTTGGGTTTGCTCATCAGCGCGCGGCCAATGGCAAGCATCTGCTGTTCGCCGCCGGACATGGTGCCGCCGCGTTGGCTGAAGCGCTCCTTGAGGCGCGGGAACAGGTGCAGGACCTTGTCCATCTGTTCCTGATAGTCGCCCTTGTCGGTAAAGAAACCGCCCATGGCGAGGTTTTCTTCGACGGTCAGGCGGGCGAACACCCGGCGGCCTTCCGGCACTACCGCAATGCTCTTGCGCATGATCACCGAGGACTCCTGGCCCACCAGTTCTTCACCCAGGTAGCGGATGCTGCCGCTATGGGCGCGCGGCGAGCCGCACAGGGTCATCAACAGAGTGGATTTGCCGGCGCCGTTGGCACCGATCAGGGTGACGATCTCGCCCTTGCGCACCTCGACATTGACGCTGTGCAGCGCCTGGATCTTGCCGTAGAAGGTAGAAACGTTTTCGAACTGCAGCATTTACGCTTCCCCCAGGTAGGCTTTGATCACGTCGGGATTGTCACGGATTTGCTGTGGCGTGCCGTCAGCCAGCGGCGTGCCCTGATTGATCACGAAGATGTGGTCAGAGATGGTCATGACCAGTTTCATGTCATGTTCGATCAGCAGCACGGTCGCGTTGTGCTCGTTACGCAAGACACCGATCAGCGCCTTGAGGTCGTCGGTCTCCCGCGGGTTGAGGCCCGCAGCCGGCTCGTCGAGCATCAGGATGCGCGGACGGGTCATCATGCAGCGGGCGATTTCCAGGCGGCGCTGCTGACCGTAGGCCAGGGTGCCGGCCGGGCGGTTGGCGAACTCCTTGAGGTTGACCGCTTCGAGCCAGTGCTCGGCGTAGTCCATCGCTTCGCTTTCGCTGCGGCGAAACGCCGGGGTCTTGAACAGGCCGGCCAGGAAGTTGGTATTCAGGTGGCGGTGCTGGGCGACCAGCAGGTTTTCCACGGCGGTCATGTCTTTGAACAACCGCACGTTCTGGAAGGTCCGCACCACGCCTTTGCGGGCAATCTGATGACCGGCCAGGCCATGGATTGCCTCGCCGTCGAGCAGGATGCTGCCGGAAGTCGGTTTGTAGAAACCGGTCAGGCAGTTGAATACCGTGGTCTTGCCGGCGCCGTTGGGGCCGATGATCGACACCACCTGTTTTTCATTGACGGTCAGGGCCACACCATTGACGGCCAGCAGGCCGCCGAAGCGCATGGACAGACCCGAAGCTTGCAGAAGTGGGCGGCTCATTTGCTCGGCTCCGATTTCAATTTCATTTCGGGGCGCTGCATCGGCAGGAAGCCTTGAGGACGCCAGACCATCATCAGCACCATCATGGCGCCGAACATCAACATCCGGTATTCGCTGAACTCGCGCATCAATTCCGGCAGCAGGATCATGACGATTGCTGCCAGGATCACGCCAAGCTGCGAGCCCATGCCACCGAGTACCACAATGGCAAGAATGATCGCCGACTCGATGAAGGTGAACGATTCCGGTGTCACCAGACCCTGGCGGGCGGCAAAGAAGCTACCGGCGAAACCTGCGAACGCAGCGCCCAGGGTGAAGGCGGAAAGCTTGATCACGGTCGGGTTCAGGCCCAGTGCACGGCAGGCGATCTCGTCTTCACGCAACGCTTCCCAAGCGCGGCCGATCGGCATGCGCAGCAGGCGATTGATGACGAACAGAGCGAACAGCGCGAGCATCAGGGCAACCAGATAGAGGAAGATCACCTTGTTGATCGAGTTGTAGGGCAGGCCGAAGAACTCGTGGAAGGTCTGCATCCCCTCAGCCGCCTTGCGTTCGAACGACAGGCCGAAGAAGGTCGGTTTCTCGATGTTGCTGATACCGTTCGGGCCGCCGGTGAAACCGGTCAGGTTACGCAGCAGCAGACGAATGATTTCACCGAAACCCAGGGTCACGATTGCCAGATAGTCACCGCGTAGACGCAGCACCGGAAAGCCCAGCAGGAAGCCGAACAGCGCCGCCATCATGCCGGCAATCGGCAGGCAGACCCAGAAGCTCAGGCCGAAATAGAACGACAGCAGCGCGTAGCTGTAGGCGCCCACGGCGTAAAAGCCCACGTAGCCGAGGTCGAGCAGGCCGGCCAGACCGACCACGATGTTCAGCCCAAGGCCCAGCATCACGTAGATCAGGATCAGGGTGGCGATATCCACCGCGCCGCGTGAGCCGAAGAACGGCCAGACCAGAGCGACCATGACCATCGCCAGGATGATCCAGCGCTGGGTGCTCGGCAGGGTCAGGAAGTTGCTGGCCTTGGCCGGCATCACCGGCAGGCCTGGCGAGGAGCGCCAGGCGGCAGAGATCTGCTCGCTGAACAGTACGCGCAGGAACATTGCCAGTGCTGCACAAAGGATCACCGCGATGGTCGTGCTGCTGGCATTGAGCACCGCCAGATTGACGCCGACGATTTCCAGCTTCAGACCCAGCACCGGGTAGGCCACGGCCAGCACCAGCAAGGCGCTGAAAAACGCCGATTTGAGTTGTTTGCTCATACTTTTTCAACCTCCGGACGGCCCAGCAGACCGGTCGGCCGGAACAGCAGCACCAGAACCAGCAGGCTGAACGCCACAACGTCTTTGTACTGGTCGCCAAAGATATCGGCGCCGAAGGCTTCGGCTACACCCAGTACCAGACCGCCGAGCATTGCGCCCGGAATACTGCCAATACCACCCAATACTGCGGCAGTGAAGGCTTTGATCCCGACCAGAAAGCCCGCGTTGGGGTTGATCACCCCGTATTGCATGCTCAGCAGCACTGCTGCAACGGCGGCCAGGGCGGCACCGATGACGAAGGTCAGAGCGATGATGTTGTTGGTGTTGATACCCAGCAGGTTGGCCATCTTGATGTCTTCGGCGCAGGCACGGCAGGCGCGGCCCAGGCGAGAGCGGGAGATGAACCAGGTCAGGCCCAGCATGGTCAGCACGGTGACGATGAAGATCAGCACCTGCATGTAGGAAATGACCACTTCATGGGTACTGGCCGAGCCGAACACGAAGTTGCCCGGAATCAGGTTGGGAATCGACTTGTCCTTGGAGTCTTGCGCCAGCAGTACCGTGTTCTGCAGGAACAGCGACATGCCGATCGCGGAAATCAGCGGGATCAGACGGTTACTGCCACGCAGCGGTCGATAGGCGACCCGTTCGATGCTGTAACCATAGGCACTGGTCACCACGATACTGGCCACGAAGGCCGCCGTAATGATCAAGGGCAGACTGCCCAGGCCCATCATGGTCAGCCCGGCGATGGCGATGAAGGCCACGTAGGAGCCGATCATGTACACCTCGCCGTGGGCGAAGTTGATCATGCCGATGATGCCGTAGACCATGGTGTAGCCAATGGCGATCAAGGCGTAGGTGCTGCCAATGGTCAGGCCATTAACCAGCTGTTGAAAGAAATGATAGATGTCTATCTCGGGCATTACAGCGCTCCTGAAGGCCTACACTGAGGTTCACTGGCCAATCGTGTCCCCGTTGCGCGTCAAGGTATTGCTCCCGCGTTGACGCAAATCCAGTGAGCCAGTGTGGCTTCGAGTTGTTCAGGTGGCGATGGAGTCTTGTGGAGCCCACGCACCTCGTAAAACAAAGCCCACTGCGGTTGCAGTGGGCTCTGGTGTTGATCGAAGGTGTGAAGTTACTTCACAGGGGCTTCGGTCTTGGTGCCGTCTTTGTGCCAGGTGTAGACCACGAACTTGAAGTTCTTCAGGTCGCCCTTGTCGTCGAACGACAGGTCGCCGGTTGGGGTCTTGAAGGTGTTGGCGCGCAGCACGGCCGCTACCTTGTCGGTGTCTTCACTCTTGGCCGTGCCGATCGCTTCGGCAAGGATCTGAACGGCAGCGTAGGACGGGAACACGAACGGACCGCTCGGGTCTTCTTTCTTGGCCTTGAACGCATCGACCAGTGCCTTGTTGGCCGGGTCCTGGTCAAAGGAAGCTGGCAGGGTCACCAGCAGACCTTCGGAAGCGTCCTGGGCGATCTGCGAGATCGACGCGTTACCCACGCCCTCTGGGCCCATGAAACCGGCTTTCAGGCCTTTTTCCTTGGCCTGGCGCAGGATCAGCCCCAGCTCAGGGTGGTAGCCACCGTAGTAGACGAAGTCGACGTTGGCCTGTTTCATTTTGGCGATCAGCGAAGAGAAGTCCTTGTCGCCGGCGTTGATGCCTTCGAACAGGGCGACCTTGACGCCGTCTTTTTCCAGGGTCTGCTTGACCGCGGTGGCGATGCCTTCACCGTATTGCTGCTTGTCGTGGATGACCGCAACGACCTGAGGCTTGACCTGCTTGGCGATGTACTCGCCAGCGGCCGGGCCCTGGGCGCTGTCCAGGCCGATGGTGCGGAACACCAGTTTGTAGCCACGTGCGGTCAGCTCAGGGCTGGTGGCGGCCGGGGTAACCATGATGATGCCTTCGTCTTCGTAGACATCCGAAGCTGGCTGGGCGGAGCTGGAGCACAGGTGACCGATGACGTATTTCACGCCGTCGTTGACCACTTTGTTGGCCACGGCAACGGCTTGCTTGGGATCGCAGGCGTCATCGTATTCGACCGCTTCGAGCTTCTTGCCATCAACGCCGCCTTTGGCATTGAGCTGCTCAATCGCCATCTTGGCGCCACTGAACTGCATGTCGCCGTACTGGGCGACAGCGCCGGTCTTGGGACCCGCAATACCGATCTTGATGGTATCGGCTGCGAACGAATGGCTGGCCACGCCGGCCATTACCAGTGCTGCGAACAGCTTGGAAAGCTTCTTGGTACCCTTGATCATGATGCTCCACTCTTGCGTTGTAATTTTTATAATCCTGACGGCCGAGGCTGCAGGACCGAATTGCTCGATACCGGTCCAGACCACCACGCCAACTGTACCGGCACAGTTTAGAGCGCGGCTGGATCGCTTGAAAAGCTGACTGTTCGAGGCTGAACCGATGTATGTCGCCTGATTGACAGAAACTTATAGAATTTCTCTGTAATTCCGCTTTTTTGGCGCTTAAGGGCGCCCGCTTCATGCAATCGTTTGCCTCAGATCGCGCAATGCGCCGCCCGAAGCGGGGCCGGACCAGTATCGGCGGGTTTTTCTCCGGGGTTGGCAGCGCTATGATTGCGCCGATTTTCCCTTCGGTGAGACCCATGAGCCAAGACCCTAGCACCCTCTATGCCAAACTCCTCGGTGAAACGGCGGTTATCCCCTGGCAGCAATTGCAACCATTCTTTGCAAAGGGTGCCCTGTTGTGGGTCGCACCCGATCTGGATCTGATCGCCGTGGCCGAAGCCATGGCCGAAAACGATGCCGCAAAAATCTCTGCCTGGATGGCCGAAGAGCGCGTCAGCAAGCTCTCTGAAACAAGGGCTCTGGACTTTGTCGAACGTGATCCGCAACTGTGGGCGGTGGTCGTCGCACCTTGGGTTGTGATCCAGGAAAGGGCGCTTGCGTGATTTGCGCACAATAACGGTGCATGGTTTTGCGCCGATTCAGGGAGCTGCTTCATCCATAGGCTGGAAGGGTAGCAAAAGGCTATAACGGCATCCATGTCCGGTACTTCAATCCGACCAGCGCGAGCGTTTGGTACGGGTCGGGCTGTTTTGCGAGTAATGGTCCTGGCTGGCGGGCAGCTCGCTGAACAGGTCGAGTGATCGGGGGGCTTCGGCGTCTTGTTGGCGGACCTGAAGCATCATCGAGGCCGGCCACAGGCTGACGGGATCGCGTTCATTCATCTGCTTGATCATCGGCAGCAGCCGCTCCAGCGGCTGGGGTTTGCTGAACAGATAACCCTGTACGTAATCGCTGGCGTACTGGCTGAGAAAGTCCAGTTGGGCGGGGGTTTCCACGCCTTCGGTGACGACCTTCAGGTGCAGGGTGTGAGCCATGACAATGATTGCGTGGACGATTTCCATGTCCTGGGGTGACTGAGGAATGTCCTGAATGAATGAGCGATCGATCTTCAGGGTGTCCAGCGGCAAGCGTTTGAGATACGCCAGCGAAGAGTAGCCAGTGCCGAAGTCGTCGATCGACAGGGATACACCCATGCTGCGAATGCGCTTGAGCAGCAAAATGGTGTTGCTGATGTTACCCATCAGGGCGTTCTCGGTCACCTCCAGTTCCAGACGCCCTGGGGCGACATTGGCCTGGCGCAGGGCGTCCTCCACTTCATCGGCAAGCTCATCGCGGCTCAGGTTCAGGGCCGAGCAGTTGAACGCGATGATCAGTTTGTCGAAACCGTCCAGGCGCAGCGCGCCCAGATCCTTGCAGGCGCGGCGCATCACCCAGTTGTCCAGCTCCCAGATCAGGCCGTTGGCTTCGGCGATACCAATGAACCGGTCCGGGCTGAGCAAGCCGTGTTGCGGATGCTCCCAGCGCACCAGCGCTTCGAGCTTGGCTACATGTCCGGTACGCAAGTCGATGATCGGCTGATAGAACACCTGCAGGCCGGTTTCTTCGCGCAGTGCGTTACGCAGTTCTTCCTCAAGATGCAGTTCCAGGCTGGCTCGGGTCTTGAGTGCCGGGCTGAAAAAGTGCGCCCGGTTGCGACCGTTGCCTTTGGACTGGTAGAGGGCCAGGTCGGCATTTTTGAGCAGTTCGTCGCTGGTCTCACCATCGCGTGGAAACACCGCGATGCCGATACTGGTGGTCATCACCATGCGTCGGCCGGCCAGGGCGATGGGTTCTTTCATCTTTTGCATGACCCGGTTCGCCAGGTGCCGGGCCTCGTCGTATTCCGGCAGGCTGATCAGAATGCAGAATTCGTCACCACCAAAGCGCGCCACGACATCCTGGGTTCGGGTGGCACTGCGGATCCGCTCGGCAATCACCTTGAGCAATTCGTCACCGGCATCGTGGCCAAGGCTGTCATTGATGCGTTTGAAGTGGTCGATATCGAGAAACATCACCGCCAGCAGAGCGCCGGTTGCACTGTGCTCAATGAGCCGTTCGGTGAACAACTGGTTGAAACCACGACGGTTGACCAGGTTGGTCAACGGATCGTAATGCGCCACTTGCTGCAGCGAGACCCGCGCCTGGTCAAGCTGTCTGAGCAGGGTGTTGACCCGCTCCAGGTCACGCTCCTTGCTCTGCAGTTTCTTGTCGGCCATAGCGGCGCTGATACTGCCGGCAATGATCAGCAGAGTAATGGCGGCAATCGTCATGCCCAGTTGCTGGCCGTTCTCGGTGCTGGGCAATTGCAGTGGCGCGTCCAGCGGCAGCACCAGCTGCAAGGCTTGCATGCCGGTCATGTGCATCGCCAGGATGCCGGCACCCAGCAGCACGCTGGCAGCATAGCGGTACATCTGATGAAACATGCCGCTGCCTTTGCGCAAACGGCGCGGTATAACCAGCAAAGCGCCGCTGGCCATGATGGCGATCAGAATCGACAGGCTGAACAGCTTCGGTTCGTAATACTGCGAGGCATCCGAGCGCATGGCCGCCATGCCGGTGTAGTGCATGGCGCTGATTGCCAGGCCGATCAAGACGGCACTGGCCAGCCAGTTCAGGGCAGTCAGCCCGGGTCGGCTCAGGCTGCGGATCGCCACGTAGCCGGCAAACATTACAAATGAAAGCGATGCCAGGGTAATGCCCAGGTCGAAAGTAATCCTCAGTGGCGCCTCGAACGCGAGCATGCTGATGAAATGCATGGCCCACACCCCGCCGGCAAGGCACAACGCGCCCAGTGCGCGCCAGACCCGCTGGTGACGGCGGGTCTCGACATTGACGGTCCGCTCGGCAATTTCCAGGGTTGCGTAGCAGGCGGCGCAGATGACCCCAAAGGCCAGCGCGACCAGAAAGATGTTATGGCTGCAGTTGAGCAGCAATTGACCCGAATCAGGTACGCCAACGTAGACATGCAAACTCGGCCATTCCATAGCGAGCCCTGTGTGTTCACTGCCGGGGTCGCCATGCAGCGGGGGCAATGGCGCGTCGATACCATTATAGAAGCAGAAAAAAAGCTGCCAGTTCCGTCGAAATTTATTTTGCCAAGCAAGTTGTCTGCCGCCATTCGCCTCAAATGGCCGGTTTCAGTAATGAATGTTTACAGACTATGTCCGAGTGCTTGGCCGGATCGTGACTAGTCTGTGTACCACTCGACTCCCTTCGCAAGGATGCCCGGATGAACAAGCCTCTGTCGGATGTTGCCAATCAGGCCGATAACGCCTGGCGGATATTGTTTCTGTTGTTCCTGGCCAACCTGTTCAACTTTTTTGACCGGGCCATCCCGGCCATCGTGGCCGAGCCGATCCGCAAGGAGTGGTCGCTCAGCGATTTTCAGGTGGGCCTGATGGGCACCGCTTTTACCCTGGTCTACGCGATTGCCGGCTTGCCACTGGGGCGTCTGGCCGATACCGGGTCGCGCAAGACCATCATGGGGGTGGGGCTGGCAGTATGGAGCGGGTTGACGGCCGTGAACGGCATGGTCAGTCATTTCTGGAGCTTTGTGTTGGTGCGCATGGGGGTGGGGATTGGTGAGGCCAGTTATGCGCCGGCCGCCAACTCGCTGATTGGCGATCTGTTCCCGGCTCAGCGCCGGGCGCGGGCCATGGGCATCTTCATGCTTGGCCTGCCGCTCGGGCTGCTGCTGGCATTCTTCACCATCGGCTCAATGGTCAAGGCTTTCGACAGTTGGCGGGCGCCGTTCTTCATCGC comes from the Pseudomonas sp. StFLB209 genome and includes:
- the livG gene encoding high-affinity branched-chain amino acid ABC transporter ATP-binding protein LivG; translated protein: MSRPLLQASGLSMRFGGLLAVNGVALTVNEKQVVSIIGPNGAGKTTVFNCLTGFYKPTSGSILLDGEAIHGLAGHQIARKGVVRTFQNVRLFKDMTAVENLLVAQHRHLNTNFLAGLFKTPAFRRSESEAMDYAEHWLEAVNLKEFANRPAGTLAYGQQRRLEIARCMMTRPRILMLDEPAAGLNPRETDDLKALIGVLRNEHNATVLLIEHDMKLVMTISDHIFVINQGTPLADGTPQQIRDNPDVIKAYLGEA
- a CDS encoding NAD(P)/FAD-dependent oxidoreductase, which gives rise to MLRINELKLPLDHPDEELRAALVQRLGITDSDLLDFTVFKRSYDARKKSTELFFIYTLDFTVRDEAALLDKLANDRQIGPAPDVSYKFVGHAPQGFDRRPVVIGFGPCGIFAGLLLAQMGFKPIVLERGKEVRQRTKDTWGLWRKSILNTESNVQFGEGGAGTFSDGKLYSQIKDPLFHGRKVLHEFVKAGAPDEILYVSKPHIGTFRLTGMVENMRAEIIALGGEVRFEHKVTDLLIEDGQLQGVELANGERIDSQHVVLALGHSARDTFRMLHGRGVYMEAKPFSVGFRIEHPQTLIDQARLGKYAGHPKLGAADYKLVYHASNNRSVYSFCMCPGGTVVAATSEPNRVVTNGMSQYSRNERNANSGLVVGIDPERDYPGGPLAGIEFQERLESLAYELGGSNYEAPAQLVGDFIAGKASTALGSVEPSYKPGVKLVDLAQALPAFAIDAIREALPVFDRQIKGYALHDAVLTGLETRTSAPVRITRGKDMQSLNVKGLYPAGEGAGYAGGILSAGVDGIRIAEAVARDLLGLAD
- a CDS encoding COG3650 family protein, with the translated sequence MSAFRSALLFSMLPLFAGCQLLNLQSSAPVKVSTAGMTRMQGTLTGDNGKLLFQPCGEPRRYVVLDRGNTAILQEAAGLADAQGKVFADLRGRFNASKAEGGDGQLDLHQWYRVERTGQACEDPNFKRLTLHADGENPVWNVNVSGKGMIIDVQGQPPVALPYLEEQLPDGRFNLSSEANGQRVELWVAPQRCVDSKSGALRHLSAELRINGQAVRGCGYYGGSRND
- a CDS encoding ABC transporter ATP-binding protein, with the translated sequence MLQFENVSTFYGKIQALHSVNVEVRKGEIVTLIGANGAGKSTLLMTLCGSPRAHSGSIRYLGEELVGQESSVIMRKSIAVVPEGRRVFARLTVEENLAMGGFFTDKGDYQEQMDKVLHLFPRLKERFSQRGGTMSGGEQQMLAIGRALMSKPKLLLLDEPSLGLAPIIIQQIFDIIEQLRRDGVTVFLVEQNANQALKIADRAYVLENGRVVMQGSGEDLLVDPKVREAYLGG
- a CDS encoding DUF2288 domain-containing protein; the encoded protein is MSQDPSTLYAKLLGETAVIPWQQLQPFFAKGALLWVAPDLDLIAVAEAMAENDAAKISAWMAEERVSKLSETRALDFVERDPQLWAVVVAPWVVIQERALA
- the livH gene encoding high-affinity branched-chain amino acid ABC transporter permease LivH; protein product: MPEIDIYHFFQQLVNGLTIGSTYALIAIGYTMVYGIIGMINFAHGEVYMIGSYVAFIAIAGLTMMGLGSLPLIITAAFVASIVVTSAYGYSIERVAYRPLRGSNRLIPLISAIGMSLFLQNTVLLAQDSKDKSIPNLIPGNFVFGSASTHEVVISYMQVLIFIVTVLTMLGLTWFISRSRLGRACRACAEDIKMANLLGINTNNIIALTFVIGAALAAVAAVLLSMQYGVINPNAGFLVGIKAFTAAVLGGIGSIPGAMLGGLVLGVAEAFGADIFGDQYKDVVAFSLLVLVLLFRPTGLLGRPEVEKV
- a CDS encoding high-affinity branched-chain amino acid ABC transporter permease LivM; translation: MSKQLKSAFFSALLVLAVAYPVLGLKLEIVGVNLAVLNASSTTIAVILCAALAMFLRVLFSEQISAAWRSSPGLPVMPAKASNFLTLPSTQRWIILAMVMVALVWPFFGSRGAVDIATLILIYVMLGLGLNIVVGLAGLLDLGYVGFYAVGAYSYALLSFYFGLSFWVCLPIAGMMAALFGFLLGFPVLRLRGDYLAIVTLGFGEIIRLLLRNLTGFTGGPNGISNIEKPTFFGLSFERKAAEGMQTFHEFFGLPYNSINKVIFLYLVALMLALFALFVINRLLRMPIGRAWEALREDEIACRALGLNPTVIKLSAFTLGAAFAGFAGSFFAARQGLVTPESFTFIESAIILAIVVLGGMGSQLGVILAAIVMILLPELMREFSEYRMLMFGAMMVLMMVWRPQGFLPMQRPEMKLKSEPSK
- a CDS encoding putative bifunctional diguanylate cyclase/phosphodiesterase produces the protein MEWPSLHVYVGVPDSGQLLLNCSHNIFLVALAFGVICAACYATLEIAERTVNVETRRHQRVWRALGALCLAGGVWAMHFISMLAFEAPLRITFDLGITLASLSFVMFAGYVAIRSLSRPGLTALNWLASAVLIGLAISAMHYTGMAAMRSDASQYYEPKLFSLSILIAIMASGALLVIPRRLRKGSGMFHQMYRYAASVLLGAGILAMHMTGMQALQLVLPLDAPLQLPSTENGQQLGMTIAAITLLIIAGSISAAMADKKLQSKERDLERVNTLLRQLDQARVSLQQVAHYDPLTNLVNRRGFNQLFTERLIEHSATGALLAVMFLDIDHFKRINDSLGHDAGDELLKVIAERIRSATRTQDVVARFGGDEFCILISLPEYDEARHLANRVMQKMKEPIALAGRRMVMTTSIGIAVFPRDGETSDELLKNADLALYQSKGNGRNRAHFFSPALKTRASLELHLEEELRNALREETGLQVFYQPIIDLRTGHVAKLEALVRWEHPQHGLLSPDRFIGIAEANGLIWELDNWVMRRACKDLGALRLDGFDKLIIAFNCSALNLSRDELADEVEDALRQANVAPGRLELEVTENALMGNISNTILLLKRIRSMGVSLSIDDFGTGYSSLAYLKRLPLDTLKIDRSFIQDIPQSPQDMEIVHAIIVMAHTLHLKVVTEGVETPAQLDFLSQYASDYVQGYLFSKPQPLERLLPMIKQMNERDPVSLWPASMMLQVRQQDAEAPRSLDLFSELPASQDHYSQNSPTRTKRSRWSD
- a CDS encoding branched-chain amino acid ABC transporter substrate-binding protein, with amino-acid sequence MIKGTKKLSKLFAALVMAGVASHSFAADTIKIGIAGPKTGAVAQYGDMQFSGAKMAIEQLNAKGGVDGKKLEAVEYDDACDPKQAVAVANKVVNDGVKYVIGHLCSSSAQPASDVYEDEGIIMVTPAATSPELTARGYKLVFRTIGLDSAQGPAAGEYIAKQVKPQVVAVIHDKQQYGEGIATAVKQTLEKDGVKVALFEGINAGDKDFSSLIAKMKQANVDFVYYGGYHPELGLILRQAKEKGLKAGFMGPEGVGNASISQIAQDASEGLLVTLPASFDQDPANKALVDAFKAKKEDPSGPFVFPSYAAVQILAEAIGTAKSEDTDKVAAVLRANTFKTPTGDLSFDDKGDLKNFKFVVYTWHKDGTKTEAPVK